In Aliiglaciecola sp. LCG003, a genomic segment contains:
- a CDS encoding FMN-binding negative transcriptional regulator — MYIPKNMQLNDDEVIVRFIRQYSFGQLITSTLDVTYLPLVLESDEAEKGVLYGHMARANSQWKNLQDQRVLVVFNGPHSYISPTWYQTTPAVPTWNYAAVHCYGKVELLDDTQSSIALDKLVAQFEPALLQNTEVMPKSYQRKLDQAIVGFKIVIDDIQAKEKLGQHRSAADQNSVFTALQTSPHADARQLASYMQLRNLGTGSE, encoded by the coding sequence ATGTACATACCAAAAAATATGCAGCTCAATGACGATGAGGTCATTGTCCGCTTTATTCGGCAATATAGCTTCGGTCAACTTATTACCAGCACATTGGATGTGACTTATTTGCCTCTAGTATTAGAGTCGGATGAGGCTGAAAAAGGCGTGCTTTATGGGCATATGGCCAGAGCCAACTCACAGTGGAAAAATCTTCAGGATCAGCGGGTACTAGTTGTATTCAATGGTCCCCATAGTTATATCTCACCGACTTGGTACCAAACCACTCCGGCGGTTCCCACCTGGAACTATGCTGCTGTGCATTGTTATGGCAAGGTTGAGCTACTTGATGACACACAAAGTAGCATTGCGCTGGACAAATTGGTCGCACAATTTGAACCTGCACTACTGCAAAATACTGAGGTTATGCCCAAAAGCTATCAGCGGAAATTAGATCAGGCGATTGTCGGTTTTAAAATAGTCATCGATGACATTCAAGCTAAAGAAAAGCTCGGTCAGCATCGCAGTGCCGCAGACCAGAATAGTGTTTTTACTGCGTTGCAGACAAGTCCTCACGCTGATGCGAGGCAATTAGCCAGTTACATGCAGTTGCGTAACTTGGGTACTGGCAGCGAATAG
- a CDS encoding TonB-dependent receptor — MNLKNILCCVAPLYACSLMAQPEIETLQVTGTRIAKQSQGSYSSLSRSQIEAFNPASTLDLLRRIPNIIIAENGAAGGIPFVSLRGGESNFTLVLIDGVAVNDPTNSRGGGFDFNQINPSAIDRIEVYRGGISAVYGGEAISGVIHIVTRSSAPQSIGVEFGTDEQLNASGTFSTSLDNGVDLLASVSSRKRKSSDFASIDTQQGLFKLGFDTEKVSNELLITFSNSDNVGFAEDSGGEEYALPQIAETRDSEQWLVGLRHVYALSDKTSLSGNLSWLNRQESSNSPGIAEGVLSGVPASMVDSEFERFEVEVFAKHQLNQSTTLVFGVNGRNAEGRNDGSIDFGFPLPVDFVLQQDTRSAFAEAQYEQANYTLDMGLRYDKSDNFDSETSLRIGADYAVSETIQLFAVYNEGFKLPSFFALAHPLIGNADLKPERSENAEVGMKVASQDSQFSILYFDNHYSDLVDFDAELFTSVNRSSVDATGIELSAFGKINQWLSLSADVTYTELEVDDGPSQLRRRPKWFGGVALDGSWDTVTLSLFADFRDKYLDSSIATGLVELGGYAKYGLSGQWQVTEQLTTSFNIENLLAKEYQESVGFVNDEANMRIGMQYTF, encoded by the coding sequence GTGAATTTAAAGAATATTTTGTGTTGTGTTGCGCCTTTGTATGCCTGTTCACTGATGGCTCAACCCGAGATAGAAACCCTCCAAGTAACGGGAACGCGAATTGCCAAACAAAGCCAAGGCAGTTATTCGTCGCTTTCTAGAAGCCAAATCGAAGCCTTCAATCCTGCGTCTACTTTGGATTTGTTGCGTCGTATTCCTAACATTATTATTGCTGAAAATGGCGCCGCTGGTGGAATTCCTTTTGTCTCTTTACGAGGAGGAGAATCCAATTTCACTCTGGTATTAATTGACGGTGTTGCGGTCAATGATCCAACCAATAGCCGGGGTGGTGGTTTCGATTTTAATCAAATTAATCCCAGTGCTATCGATCGAATCGAAGTCTATCGTGGCGGCATTAGTGCGGTCTATGGTGGGGAAGCCATCAGCGGTGTTATCCATATAGTTACCCGCAGTTCTGCGCCCCAGTCGATTGGGGTTGAATTTGGCACCGATGAGCAATTAAATGCCAGCGGAACATTTTCCACCAGTTTAGATAACGGCGTGGATTTATTAGCCAGTGTTTCTAGTCGTAAGCGTAAATCATCTGATTTCGCTAGCATTGATACTCAGCAAGGCTTATTTAAGCTTGGCTTTGATACTGAAAAAGTCAGTAATGAGTTGCTGATAACCTTTAGCAATAGCGACAATGTTGGCTTTGCCGAAGATTCCGGTGGAGAAGAATATGCGCTGCCACAAATTGCAGAAACCCGTGACAGTGAACAATGGTTGGTGGGCCTCAGGCATGTCTATGCGTTGTCTGACAAAACTAGCCTCAGTGGCAATCTTTCTTGGTTAAATCGTCAAGAGTCTTCCAATAGTCCAGGTATTGCAGAAGGCGTGCTGTCTGGCGTGCCTGCTAGCATGGTGGATTCTGAATTTGAGCGCTTCGAGGTAGAAGTCTTCGCCAAGCATCAATTGAATCAATCCACTACCTTGGTGTTTGGAGTGAATGGTCGAAATGCAGAGGGCCGCAACGATGGTTCAATTGATTTTGGTTTCCCTTTGCCAGTAGATTTTGTGTTGCAGCAAGATACCCGCAGTGCATTTGCCGAAGCGCAATATGAGCAAGCAAATTATACCCTTGATATGGGCCTCAGATATGATAAATCTGACAATTTCGACAGTGAAACCTCATTGCGGATCGGTGCCGATTACGCCGTGTCCGAAACAATCCAGTTGTTTGCGGTTTATAACGAAGGGTTTAAGTTACCGAGTTTCTTTGCATTAGCTCATCCACTGATTGGTAATGCTGATTTGAAACCTGAGCGCAGTGAAAATGCCGAAGTCGGGATGAAAGTAGCCTCACAAGATAGTCAATTTTCCATACTCTATTTTGATAACCACTATTCAGACTTAGTTGATTTTGACGCCGAATTATTTACCTCAGTGAATCGCAGTAGCGTTGATGCAACCGGGATTGAACTCAGTGCCTTTGGCAAAATTAATCAGTGGTTAAGTCTATCTGCTGATGTTACCTATACTGAGCTTGAAGTTGATGACGGCCCAAGTCAGCTGCGACGCCGCCCTAAATGGTTTGGTGGTGTGGCCTTAGATGGAAGTTGGGACACTGTTACCCTTAGCCTGTTTGCGGACTTCAGAGACAAGTATTTAGATAGCTCAATAGCTACAGGTTTGGTGGAATTAGGCGGTTATGCAAAATATGGATTGTCAGGCCAATGGCAAGTGACCGAACA